Proteins from a single region of Halorubrum sp. 2020YC2:
- the ugpC gene encoding sn-glycerol-3-phosphate ABC transporter ATP-binding protein UgpC — protein MGTLELDGVTKVFPDGDGEIVAVDDVDIEMRDGEFLVVVGPSGCGKSTTLRMVAGLETISSGDIRLTGKTINDVKPQDRDIAMVFQSYALYPHMTVRGNMAFGLEESTDLSDDEIEERVSDAAETMGIAELLDRKPSDLSGGQRQRVALGRAIVRDPEVFLMDEPLSNLDAKLRSEMRTELQRLQDELDVTTMYVTHDQTEAMTMGDRIAILDAGELQQVATPLECYHEPANQFVAGFIGDPSMNFFDVRREGDTLVNPVFDYPLSESTLDDVGDVTDLTLGVRPEDISLAGDTGGDHTFSTVVEVVEPMGDENTVYLRFADAPEGETFIATVGGLQRVSAGDEITIEIPEGTVHLFDGATGEAVHNREIDD, from the coding sequence ATGGGGACGCTCGAACTCGACGGCGTGACCAAGGTGTTCCCCGACGGCGACGGCGAGATCGTCGCCGTCGACGACGTCGACATCGAGATGCGCGACGGCGAGTTCCTCGTCGTCGTCGGTCCCTCGGGCTGTGGCAAGTCGACGACGCTCCGGATGGTCGCAGGGCTGGAGACGATCTCCAGCGGCGACATCCGACTCACCGGGAAGACCATCAACGACGTGAAACCGCAGGACCGGGACATCGCGATGGTGTTCCAGTCGTACGCGCTGTACCCCCACATGACGGTGCGGGGGAACATGGCGTTCGGCTTAGAGGAGTCGACGGACCTCTCCGACGACGAGATCGAGGAGCGCGTCTCCGACGCCGCGGAGACGATGGGCATCGCAGAGCTCTTAGACCGGAAGCCGTCCGACCTCTCCGGCGGGCAGCGACAGCGGGTCGCGCTCGGGCGAGCGATTGTCCGCGACCCGGAGGTGTTCCTGATGGACGAGCCGCTCAGCAACCTCGACGCCAAGCTGCGCTCGGAGATGCGGACGGAGCTCCAGCGGCTCCAAGACGAGCTGGACGTGACGACGATGTACGTCACGCACGACCAGACCGAGGCGATGACGATGGGCGACCGGATCGCCATCCTCGACGCCGGGGAGCTCCAGCAGGTCGCGACCCCGCTCGAGTGTTACCACGAGCCGGCGAACCAGTTCGTCGCCGGGTTCATCGGGGACCCGTCGATGAACTTCTTCGACGTTCGGCGGGAGGGCGACACCCTCGTCAACCCCGTGTTCGACTACCCGCTCTCGGAGTCGACGCTCGACGACGTCGGAGACGTGACCGACCTCACGCTCGGGGTCCGCCCCGAGGACATCTCGCTGGCCGGCGACACGGGCGGCGACCACACCTTCTCGACGGTCGTCGAGGTCGTCGAGCCGATGGGCGACGAGAACACCGTCTACCTCCGGTTCGCGGACGCGCCGGAGGGCGAGACGTTCATCGCTACCGTCGGCGGCCTTCAGCGGGTCTCCGCCGGCGACGAGATCACGATCGAGATCCCCGAGGGGACGGTCCACCTCTTCGACGGAGCCACCGGCGAGGCGGTACACAACCGCGAGATCGACGACTAA
- a CDS encoding SHOCT domain-containing protein: protein MAGLARRIAWNLRHRWRRVFALCVLGAGVAAPLLTNLWWTLPLAWFFGLFIALPVLHTLTKPVPEENVDEPKRATGDPALDALRERYANGEIDEREFERKLDRLLETEDVETVSDPGDDDVADRVRDGIRREVERIRE, encoded by the coding sequence ATGGCCGGACTCGCTCGCCGGATCGCGTGGAACCTCCGCCACCGCTGGCGGCGGGTGTTCGCGCTCTGCGTCCTCGGCGCCGGCGTCGCCGCCCCCCTCCTCACCAACCTCTGGTGGACCCTCCCGCTCGCGTGGTTCTTCGGTCTCTTCATCGCCCTCCCGGTGCTCCACACCCTGACGAAGCCGGTTCCGGAGGAGAACGTCGACGAACCCAAACGCGCCACCGGCGACCCCGCGCTCGACGCGCTCCGCGAGCGGTACGCCAACGGCGAGATCGACGAGCGGGAGTTTGAGCGCAAACTCGACCGCCTGCTGGAGACCGAAGACGTCGAGACCGTCTCCGACCCGGGCGACGACGACGTCGCTGACCGGGTTCGAGACGGGATTCGCCGCGAAGTAGAGCGGATACGGGAGTGA
- a CDS encoding ABC transporter permease subunit, whose product MSLAAIARKDFRETVQSRGMIALVALFSLLVAAFAYAVRPTGGNEQFATEVLLSAFIGPVLVTTLVPLVGVVVGYNAVSGERESGSLKLLLSLPHSRADVVFGKVIGRGAALALAVFAGFLLPALVLMVAPVVFNAGAFLGYTVFAAALGVVFVAIAIGCSAASSTQRRALIGGVAIYVLFVILWGTLTGRLVGAAGPLVDALPLSAAQLRVFLQVSNPTTAVEALSNAFLGQQLFSGETASRQLSAAAMLVFWTLAPPLAGLLKFDADDL is encoded by the coding sequence ATGAGCCTCGCCGCCATCGCCCGGAAGGACTTCCGGGAGACGGTCCAGTCGCGCGGCATGATCGCCCTCGTGGCGCTGTTCTCGCTGCTCGTCGCGGCGTTCGCCTACGCCGTGCGGCCCACGGGCGGGAACGAGCAGTTCGCCACCGAAGTGCTGTTGAGCGCCTTCATCGGTCCCGTCCTCGTGACGACGCTCGTGCCGCTCGTCGGCGTCGTCGTCGGCTACAACGCGGTCAGCGGCGAGCGCGAGTCCGGCTCGCTGAAGCTCCTCCTGTCGCTGCCGCACTCGCGGGCCGACGTGGTCTTTGGCAAGGTGATCGGCCGCGGCGCGGCGCTCGCGCTCGCGGTGTTCGCCGGCTTCCTGCTCCCCGCGCTGGTGTTGATGGTCGCTCCCGTCGTGTTCAACGCCGGCGCGTTCCTCGGCTACACCGTGTTCGCGGCCGCGCTCGGCGTCGTGTTCGTCGCGATCGCGATCGGCTGTTCGGCCGCGTCGTCCACCCAGCGCCGGGCGCTCATCGGCGGCGTCGCGATCTACGTCCTCTTCGTCATCCTCTGGGGCACGCTCACCGGTCGCCTCGTCGGCGCCGCCGGCCCCCTCGTCGACGCGCTCCCGCTGTCGGCGGCACAGCTTCGGGTGTTCCTCCAGGTCTCGAACCCCACGACCGCGGTGGAGGCGCTGTCGAACGCCTTCCTCGGCCAACAGCTGTTCAGCGGCGAGACCGCGAGCCGGCAGCTCTCGGCGGCCGCAATGCTAGTCTTCTGGACGCTCGCGCCGCCGCTCGCCGGGCTCTTGAAGTTCGACGCCGACGACCTCTGA
- a CDS encoding carbohydrate ABC transporter permease, whose translation MSNDARTDGGTVSETDPGASAGALAGVDGYRVLLYLGLFGMLAFFLVPIESGLVTSFKTSSGVSGSLPFAPPTGSTFTLGKWQTAFDALGRGLVNSALYAIPATVISALLGSFAAYGITQSNWKPKYKAPILALFVAGIFIPYQAVLVPLSQFWSMVPLEESLGFLWSLGINDDYVGIVELIVTHVAYGLPICTVLFRSYYKNMSGEMIEAARLDGASIRRIYRRIVLPLSGPMFAVVLIYQFTQIWNDLLFTLVLVQTESSAAAPIVLILAGLGTSLEGQDFALRMAGAFIAALPTLAVYIAFGEEFAEGVAT comes from the coding sequence ATGAGCAACGACGCACGAACCGACGGCGGAACGGTATCGGAAACGGACCCGGGGGCGTCCGCGGGGGCGCTCGCGGGAGTCGACGGGTACCGGGTCCTCCTGTACCTCGGGCTGTTCGGGATGCTGGCGTTCTTCCTGGTCCCGATCGAGTCCGGACTCGTCACCTCGTTTAAGACTTCGAGCGGCGTCAGCGGGTCGCTCCCCTTCGCGCCGCCGACCGGGAGCACGTTCACCCTCGGGAAGTGGCAGACCGCGTTCGACGCGCTCGGACGCGGGCTCGTGAACAGCGCGCTGTACGCGATCCCCGCGACGGTCATCTCGGCGCTGCTCGGCAGCTTCGCCGCCTACGGGATCACGCAGTCGAACTGGAAGCCGAAGTACAAGGCGCCGATCCTCGCGCTGTTCGTCGCCGGGATATTCATTCCGTACCAGGCCGTGCTCGTGCCGCTCTCGCAGTTCTGGTCGATGGTTCCCCTCGAGGAGTCGCTGGGGTTCCTGTGGTCGCTCGGGATCAACGACGACTACGTGGGGATAGTCGAGCTGATCGTCACCCACGTGGCCTACGGACTGCCGATCTGTACCGTCCTGTTCAGGTCATACTACAAGAATATGAGCGGGGAGATGATCGAGGCGGCGCGGCTGGACGGCGCGTCCATTCGCCGCATCTACCGTCGGATTGTCCTCCCGCTCTCGGGACCGATGTTCGCGGTGGTCCTGATCTACCAGTTCACACAGATCTGGAACGACCTCCTGTTCACGCTCGTGTTGGTCCAGACGGAGTCCAGCGCGGCCGCGCCGATCGTGTTGATTCTGGCCGGGCTGGGAACGTCGCTCGAAGGCCAAGACTTCGCGCTCCGGATGGCGGGCGCGTTCATCGCCGCCCTGCCGACGCTCGCGGTGTACATCGCGTTCGGCGAGGAGTTCGCGGAGGGGGTGGCGACGTGA
- a CDS encoding DUF192 domain-containing protein, which yields MNRRLIRVVAALALVALAGIAVAATNPALLITGYDTATVEAVDGDTGESLATVDARVADGFVKQYVGLSATEELGAGEGMLFVHGESAERAYVMRDMAFALDIVFADENGTVTRIHEATPDSRPLTRYEGTGRYVLEVPRGWSDRHGVDPGDRLAIDRS from the coding sequence GTGAACCGCCGCCTCATCCGGGTCGTGGCCGCGCTCGCGCTGGTCGCGCTCGCCGGCATCGCCGTCGCCGCGACGAACCCGGCCCTCCTGATCACCGGCTACGACACCGCGACCGTCGAGGCCGTCGACGGCGACACCGGCGAGTCGCTCGCGACCGTCGACGCCCGGGTCGCGGACGGCTTCGTGAAACAGTACGTCGGGCTCTCCGCCACCGAGGAACTCGGCGCGGGCGAGGGGATGCTGTTCGTCCACGGCGAGTCCGCCGAGCGCGCCTACGTGATGCGCGACATGGCGTTCGCCCTTGACATCGTCTTCGCCGACGAGAACGGGACGGTCACGCGGATCCACGAGGCGACGCCCGATTCGCGGCCGCTCACCCGCTACGAGGGGACCGGGCGGTACGTCCTCGAAGTGCCGCGCGGGTGGAGCGACCGCCACGGCGTCGACCCCGGCGACCGGCTGGCGATCGACCGGTCGTGA